One genomic segment of [Phormidium] sp. ETS-05 includes these proteins:
- a CDS encoding cryptochrome/photolyase family protein yields the protein MNIGIWVLGDQLWHRQAAITTAPENTPIIIIESLAHIQQRPYHQQKLVLVWSAMRHFAAELRQQGKTVTYYEAAPNFATPLSEWVNLHQIQELRIMAPNDRPFLDKINHLQLPCKITIIPNNQFIWSETEFKQWASPRKRLLMEDFYREGRRRFNILMDGNKPIGGNWNFDKENRQPPKGKIAPPAPLWSEPDPITQAVISQVKSLHHIPTYGAASPFRWGVTREQALAVLDYFITYQLPDFGPYQDAMVTGQETMWHSLIAPYLNIGLLQPLEVITAAETAYHQRQLSLNSVEGFIRQVLGWREYMRGVYLYVDDDYANGNWFNHHHPLPDFFWDASQTDMNCLHQVLSQVERTGYAHHIQRLMVLSNFALIAGLSPQAVESWFHSAFIDAYDWVMQTNVMGMGLFADGGILASKPYAASANYIHKMSDYCGNCAYNYKLKTGAKACPFNFFYWDFLHRHRERLQKQGRISFILKNLDRMSEEELEEIRTLARNWHREQE from the coding sequence ATGAACATCGGCATTTGGGTGCTAGGGGACCAACTATGGCATAGACAAGCCGCTATTACCACCGCCCCAGAAAATACCCCCATCATCATCATTGAATCTTTAGCGCATATCCAACAGCGTCCCTATCACCAGCAAAAACTGGTCCTAGTGTGGTCAGCTATGCGCCACTTTGCCGCCGAATTACGCCAACAAGGCAAAACCGTCACCTATTATGAAGCTGCACCTAACTTCGCCACCCCCCTGAGCGAGTGGGTAAATCTCCATCAGATTCAAGAACTGCGAATCATGGCGCCCAATGACCGGCCATTTCTAGACAAAATTAACCACCTACAACTACCCTGTAAAATTACCATCATCCCCAACAACCAATTTATCTGGAGCGAAACCGAATTTAAACAATGGGCATCGCCTCGTAAACGCTTATTAATGGAAGATTTTTATCGGGAAGGCAGACGCCGGTTTAATATCCTGATGGATGGCAATAAACCCATCGGCGGTAACTGGAACTTTGACAAAGAAAATCGCCAACCCCCCAAAGGGAAAATCGCTCCCCCCGCTCCATTATGGTCAGAACCAGACCCCATAACCCAGGCAGTTATCTCCCAAGTAAAATCCCTGCATCATATTCCCACCTATGGCGCGGCGTCACCCTTCCGCTGGGGAGTGACGCGAGAGCAAGCTCTGGCCGTATTAGACTACTTTATTACCTACCAATTGCCGGATTTTGGCCCCTATCAAGATGCGATGGTAACGGGGCAAGAGACTATGTGGCATTCCCTAATTGCTCCTTATCTGAATATTGGTTTACTCCAGCCGCTAGAAGTGATAACAGCGGCTGAAACTGCCTATCATCAGCGCCAACTCAGTTTAAACAGCGTGGAAGGATTTATCCGCCAGGTACTGGGATGGCGAGAATATATGCGCGGGGTGTATCTGTATGTGGATGATGATTATGCTAACGGTAATTGGTTTAATCACCATCATCCTTTACCAGATTTCTTCTGGGATGCTAGTCAAACTGATATGAATTGCCTGCACCAAGTGCTATCACAGGTAGAACGCACTGGTTACGCTCACCATATCCAGCGGTTGATGGTATTGAGTAATTTTGCTTTAATTGCTGGTTTATCTCCCCAGGCGGTAGAAAGCTGGTTTCACAGTGCTTTTATCGATGCCTACGATTGGGTGATGCAGACGAATGTGATGGGGATGGGGTTATTTGCTGATGGGGGCATATTGGCATCTAAGCCTTATGCGGCTTCGGCTAATTATATTCATAAAATGAGCGATTATTGTGGCAATTGTGCTTATAATTACAAGCTGAAAACGGGAGCGAAAGCCTGCCCGTTTAATTTCTTTTACTGGGATTTTTTACACAGACACCGGGAGCGGCTGCAAAAACAGGGACGAATCAGTTTTATTTTGAAGAATTTAGACCGGATGTCCGAGGAAGAGTTAGAGGAAATTCGCACTTTGGCTAGAAACTGGCATCGGGAGCAGGAGTGA
- a CDS encoding ATP-binding protein, with the protein MKKVIQAGLSEGYIRLFLAPISAGFGSQDNRLPQPLVWGVLAACILPLILNQIGVDFSSPHPAIDWDTAVQLVAGKKPDSLHHSLAGDYTHTILEWSAFCTAIFTAILAFAHFSIDRNPTTPVIGVTLLCAGVMDGFHTLAADRLIPAVADNQNLIPFTWAICRLANALLAATGTSILLTSKSKKWQHNVKFVFLVSSVFVVIAYGIIHFCATSASLPKTIFPNAIISRPWDVAPLIILLGAGLFLYPRFYQKHPSIFSHALMIATIPNATTELYMIFGSTELFDNNFNIAHALKILAYFVPLMGLIFDYIFTHRALQTSHQSLTAEMVQRKKIMAALEKSEAMAQEKNRDLELALRQLQHTQSQLIQAEKMSSLGTMVAGIAHEINNPINFIYGNAEHANNYIHKILELLDIYRKETVNISPVIQAKEEEIELEFIRQDLAQILASIKNGTNRIRQIVLSLRNFSRLDEATIKFVNIHEGIDSTLVILNHKLKQGTQLQKQYGDLPPVECYPALLNQVWLNILTNAIDALELRQQQGEGSSHHEPEIYIHTETVVGEGSEPRVRVRIGDNGPGITEETKNKIFDPFFTTKPVGFGTGLGLSICFSIVQKHSGKIECISQPGEGTEFVVDIPIRMPKTYPNPLAAQIA; encoded by the coding sequence ATGAAAAAAGTAATTCAAGCGGGGTTATCCGAGGGATATATTCGCTTATTTCTAGCTCCCATATCTGCCGGGTTTGGCTCTCAAGATAACAGACTGCCACAACCATTAGTATGGGGAGTATTAGCCGCCTGTATCCTACCGCTTATCCTCAACCAAATCGGTGTTGATTTTAGTTCCCCTCACCCAGCCATTGACTGGGACACTGCAGTGCAGCTTGTGGCGGGAAAAAAACCAGATAGTTTACACCACAGTTTGGCAGGAGACTACACCCACACTATCTTGGAGTGGAGTGCATTTTGCACCGCCATTTTTACCGCCATCCTGGCATTTGCCCACTTCAGTATCGATCGCAACCCCACCACCCCCGTTATCGGCGTCACCCTCCTGTGTGCTGGCGTCATGGATGGCTTTCACACTTTAGCAGCCGATCGCTTAATTCCAGCCGTTGCCGATAACCAAAACCTAATTCCCTTCACCTGGGCAATTTGCCGTCTGGCAAACGCTCTCCTAGCCGCCACAGGCACCAGCATTTTACTAACATCTAAAAGCAAAAAATGGCAACATAATGTTAAGTTCGTTTTCCTAGTCAGTAGTGTATTTGTCGTGATAGCATATGGCATAATTCACTTTTGCGCCACCAGTGCATCCCTGCCAAAAACCATATTTCCTAACGCCATAATTTCCCGTCCTTGGGACGTAGCCCCCTTGATAATTCTCCTGGGAGCAGGGCTGTTTCTTTATCCCAGATTTTACCAAAAACATCCCAGTATTTTCTCTCATGCTCTCATGATCGCTACCATTCCCAATGCCACCACGGAATTATACATGATTTTTGGGTCAACCGAGCTATTTGATAATAACTTTAACATTGCTCATGCCCTGAAAATTCTGGCTTATTTTGTGCCATTGATGGGATTAATTTTTGACTATATTTTCACCCATCGCGCCTTGCAGACAAGTCATCAATCCTTAACCGCAGAAATGGTGCAGCGGAAAAAAATTATGGCAGCCCTGGAAAAATCAGAAGCAATGGCGCAGGAAAAAAATCGAGATCTAGAACTGGCATTGCGGCAGCTCCAGCATACTCAATCTCAGCTTATCCAAGCCGAAAAAATGTCATCTCTGGGAACAATGGTAGCGGGAATTGCCCATGAAATCAACAATCCGATTAATTTTATCTACGGCAACGCCGAACACGCCAACAACTATATTCATAAAATCTTAGAGTTGTTGGATATTTACCGAAAAGAAACAGTCAATATATCACCGGTAATTCAAGCGAAAGAAGAGGAAATCGAACTAGAATTTATCCGCCAAGATTTAGCGCAAATCCTCGCTTCCATAAAAAATGGTACGAATCGGATTCGCCAGATTGTCCTATCCTTGCGCAACTTTTCCCGCCTGGACGAAGCCACCATCAAGTTTGTCAACATCCACGAAGGAATCGACAGCACCCTAGTGATTCTCAACCACAAGCTGAAACAGGGAACACAACTTCAGAAGCAATACGGAGATTTACCCCCAGTAGAGTGCTATCCTGCCCTCCTAAACCAGGTATGGCTAAATATTCTCACCAATGCCATTGATGCCTTAGAACTGCGGCAACAACAGGGTGAAGGTTCCAGCCACCACGAACCAGAGATTTACATTCACACGGAAACTGTGGTTGGCGAAGGCAGCGAGCCACGAGTGCGGGTGCGAATTGGCGATAATGGACCGGGAATCACTGAGGAAACCAAAAATAAGATATTTGACCCATTTTTTACCACGAAGCCTGTAGGGTTTGGCACCGGTTTAGGGTTGTCTATTTGCTTCTCCATTGTGCAAAAGCACAGCGGCAAAATCGAATGTATCTCCCAACCGGGAGAAGGCACAGAATTTGTGGTTGACATCCCGATCAGAATGCCAAAAACTTACCCGAATCCCTTGGCGGCACAAATCGCTTAA
- a CDS encoding iron-containing alcohol dehydrogenase family protein — translation MQHQTATESIATLQTYTLPPLQVSPSRVMRGAGILGNAGEANRQVSEAIARLGSRPVIVGGNNSLAVTVPRLEPVLQQHRLIAVSSSYLPDCSDNSLAKLTEAVTAHRGDMIIGTGGGKALDAAKLLAYRCGLPVVTIPTSGATCAAWTALSNVYSDQGAFLYDVPLDRCPDLLILDYDIIATAPQRTLVAGIGDAIAKWYEASVSSGHSQDTLIIAAVQQARVLRDILLQKAASALGQPGSQIWREVVDATVLLAGVIGGLGGAQCRTVAAHAVHNGLTHIDPHHHTIHGEKVAYGILVQLRLEEMVQGNQLAATARQQLIKFYTDIGLPQTIDDLNLGEISSQDLQTAAEIACKPNSDIHHLPFEVTPTQLIAAMLSTTAPVA, via the coding sequence ATGCAACATCAAACTGCTACGGAGTCCATTGCTACGCTACAGACCTACACCCTGCCACCCCTACAGGTTTCCCCATCGCGGGTGATGCGGGGAGCGGGGATATTGGGTAATGCTGGGGAGGCGAACCGACAGGTCAGCGAAGCTATCGCCCGTTTGGGGAGTCGTCCGGTTATTGTTGGTGGTAACAACTCCCTCGCCGTCACCGTCCCCCGCTTGGAACCGGTATTGCAACAACATCGCCTCATCGCGGTTAGCTCCTCCTATCTCCCCGACTGCAGCGACAACAGTTTGGCGAAACTTACGGAAGCTGTCACCGCCCACCGAGGGGATATGATTATTGGGACTGGCGGTGGCAAAGCTCTGGATGCGGCTAAACTTCTGGCCTATCGCTGCGGTCTCCCTGTAGTCACCATCCCCACTTCCGGGGCGACTTGTGCCGCTTGGACTGCCTTATCTAACGTTTATTCCGACCAGGGAGCATTTCTCTATGATGTGCCCCTAGATAGATGTCCCGATTTGCTCATCCTGGATTACGATATCATTGCCACGGCACCGCAACGCACCCTCGTGGCGGGTATTGGGGATGCGATCGCCAAATGGTATGAAGCCTCAGTTAGCAGCGGTCATTCCCAAGACACCCTGATCATTGCCGCCGTACAGCAAGCCCGAGTCTTGCGAGACATTTTATTACAAAAAGCCGCCAGCGCTCTTGGTCAGCCCGGGAGCCAAATTTGGCGGGAAGTCGTAGATGCCACCGTCCTACTCGCAGGCGTCATCGGCGGACTCGGAGGAGCCCAATGCCGAACCGTCGCCGCTCATGCAGTCCACAACGGTTTAACCCACATCGACCCCCACCACCACACCATCCACGGGGAAAAAGTCGCCTATGGCATTCTCGTGCAATTACGTCTCGAGGAAATGGTACAAGGCAACCAACTCGCTGCCACCGCCAGACAGCAACTCATCAAATTTTACACCGACATCGGACTACCCCAAACGATCGACGATTTAAACCTCGGAGAAATTAGCAGTCAAGATTTGCAAACAGCCGCCGAAATTGCCTGCAAACCCAATTCCGACATCCATCACCTACCCTTTGAAGTCACCCCCACCCAATTAATTGCCGCGATGCTATCCACCACCGCCCCAGTGGCGTGA